The Magnetospirillum sp. genome includes a region encoding these proteins:
- a CDS encoding TAXI family TRAP transporter solute-binding subunit — protein sequence MREVLKVWLPILVLVAAGFALAWRFVDPAPPKSFAFAGGAPGGAYADFAERYRALLAKEGIVLEVRATTGSLDNLRRLNAEPPTADAGFVQGGVGSEEGAPGLATLASVFFEPVWLVLRSDLAVAKLYDLRGLRVAVGGEGSGTQVLVRQMLRANGLDATRDILAANLGTDAAFAALADGQIDAAFVVSARPPAALADLLAAGRHRLYSFARHEAYRLQFPFLSSVVLPAGGLDLARDLPREETILLAPVAQLVVREDLHPALVGLLLRAAQQVHKPRQLFAPGGTFPTTNYNDFELHEDAARLIERGPSFAVRFLPFWAAVLAERLLVLLIPLLTLLIPLARIAPPAYRWQVRSKIFSKYKQLRRIERDLRANPSSDAKARLQAELAALQQAAEALRVPTSYADTLYNLRLHIRFVREIVAPQ from the coding sequence ATGCGTGAGGTCTTGAAGGTTTGGCTACCGATCCTCGTGCTGGTCGCAGCGGGTTTTGCGCTCGCTTGGCGCTTCGTCGATCCCGCCCCGCCCAAGAGCTTTGCGTTTGCCGGCGGCGCACCGGGCGGTGCTTATGCCGATTTCGCCGAGCGCTACCGCGCATTGCTCGCCAAAGAGGGCATCGTGCTCGAGGTGCGCGCGACGACCGGCTCGCTCGACAATCTGCGCCGCCTGAATGCCGAGCCGCCGACGGCCGATGCGGGCTTCGTGCAGGGCGGCGTTGGCTCGGAAGAAGGAGCACCCGGGCTTGCCACGCTTGCGAGCGTCTTTTTCGAGCCCGTGTGGCTCGTCCTGCGCAGCGATCTTGCCGTGGCCAAGCTCTACGATCTGCGGGGGCTTCGCGTGGCGGTCGGCGGCGAAGGCTCGGGCACGCAAGTGCTGGTGCGCCAAATGCTGCGCGCCAATGGCCTCGACGCGACGCGCGACATACTGGCCGCCAATCTCGGCACCGATGCTGCGTTTGCGGCCCTTGCCGATGGGCAGATCGACGCGGCGTTCGTCGTGTCGGCGCGCCCGCCGGCCGCACTCGCCGATCTTTTGGCGGCAGGGCGCCACCGCCTCTACAGCTTCGCGCGCCACGAAGCCTATCGGCTGCAATTCCCGTTTCTGTCGTCGGTGGTGCTGCCGGCGGGCGGGCTCGATCTGGCGCGCGATCTGCCGCGCGAGGAGACGATTCTGCTCGCCCCCGTGGCGCAGCTTGTCGTGCGCGAGGATCTGCATCCGGCCCTCGTCGGGCTGTTGCTGCGCGCGGCCCAGCAGGTCCACAAGCCGCGCCAGCTTTTTGCCCCCGGCGGTACGTTCCCGACGACCAACTACAACGATTTCGAATTGCACGAAGATGCCGCACGCCTGATCGAGCGCGGCCCGAGCTTCGCCGTGCGTTTCCTGCCGTTTTGGGCGGCCGTGCTGGCCGAACGCCTCCTCGTGCTGCTGATCCCGCTCTTGACGTTGCTGATCCCGCTCGCCCGCATTGCCCCGCCCGCCTATCGCTGGCAGGTGCGGAGCAAAATATTCTCTAAATACAAGCAGTTGCGGCGCATCGAGCGCGATCTGCGTGCGAACCCCTCGAGCGACGCAAAGGCTCGATTGCAGGCCGAATTGGCGGCCCTGCAGCAGGCGGCCGAGGCGCTGCGCGTGCCGACGTCCTACGCCGACACGCTTTACAATTTGCGTCTCCACATCCGATTCGTGCGCGAAATCGTTGCGCCGCAATGA
- a CDS encoding biotin-dependent carboxyltransferase family protein, with amino-acid sequence MSVLRIDAAGPATSVQDGGRFGFLRYGLSSAGAMDRTAHETANALVGNAAQAPVVEIGPFPARFAGENAPVRLALAGAARAADIGNRRIALGESFLLAPGEALSLGAARGGVFSYLGVAGGIAGTPMFGSFSVHARADLGSPLPRPLSAGDKLEVATADPLAGDWRLALPPPDPSPIRVVLGPQDDWFGEAAVAQFLGTEWQVSPASDRMGYRLLGPKIAAARGHNIVSDGIALGQIQVPGDGQPLVLMADRGTTGGYPKIAAIVSADLGRFAQTPAGTSVRFAAVPIDDAQRITRLWRQKLATLPLARETAARPLPTSEALLAANLAGAAVNALDPQPWTHKE; translated from the coding sequence ATGAGCGTGCTGCGCATCGATGCCGCAGGCCCCGCCACGTCCGTGCAGGATGGTGGGCGCTTCGGGTTCCTGCGCTACGGCCTATCCTCGGCCGGAGCCATGGACCGCACCGCACACGAGACCGCCAACGCGCTCGTCGGCAATGCAGCACAAGCGCCGGTCGTCGAGATCGGCCCGTTTCCGGCGCGCTTTGCGGGCGAAAACGCGCCCGTGCGCCTCGCCCTTGCCGGTGCCGCACGCGCGGCCGACATCGGCAATCGGCGCATTGCTTTGGGCGAGAGCTTCTTGCTGGCGCCCGGCGAGGCGCTGAGCCTCGGGGCGGCACGCGGCGGCGTATTCAGCTATCTCGGCGTCGCGGGCGGCATTGCCGGCACGCCGATGTTCGGCAGCTTTTCGGTTCATGCGCGCGCCGATCTCGGCAGCCCGCTGCCGCGCCCGCTCTCCGCCGGCGACAAGCTCGAGGTCGCCACGGCCGATCCGCTTGCGGGCGACTGGCGCTTGGCCCTGCCGCCGCCGGACCCATCGCCGATCCGCGTGGTGCTGGGCCCGCAGGACGATTGGTTCGGCGAGGCGGCCGTTGCGCAATTTTTGGGCACCGAATGGCAGGTCTCGCCCGCTTCCGACCGCATGGGCTATCGCCTGCTCGGGCCCAAAATCGCGGCTGCGCGCGGCCACAACATCGTGTCGGACGGTATCGCGCTTGGCCAGATCCAAGTGCCCGGCGACGGCCAGCCGCTCGTGCTGATGGCCGACCGGGGTACGACCGGTGGCTATCCCAAAATCGCCGCGATCGTCTCGGCCGATCTCGGCCGCTTTGCACAAACGCCCGCTGGGACGAGTGTGCGCTTTGCGGCCGTCCCCATCGACGACGCGCAGCGCATAACGCGCCTTTGGCGGCAAAAGCTTGCGACCCTGCCGCTCGCGCGCGAAACTGCCGCTCGCCCGTTGCCGACGAGCGAAGCGCTGCTCGCCGCCAATCTTGCGGGTGCCGCCGTCAACGCCCTCGATCCGCAGCCTTGGACCCACAAAGAATAG
- a CDS encoding DEAD/DEAH box helicase, producing MTQQTENNNTPNNNVAATPAPTGFDQLNLHPALLAAVKAEGYTTPTPIQQQAIPDVLVGRDLLGIAQTGTGKTAAFALPILHRLVANQVRLGRSLTRVLVLSPTRELASQIADSFRTYGRDLPVRGAVVYGGVSFGPQARQLQSGVDIVVATPGRLLDHITQGTLKLDKTEIFVLDEADQMLDLGFMRDIRKIVALLPQNRQNLFFSATMPKEIGNLAGELLRNPARVQVTPVAKTADRVEQRVVFCEGARKRAILAEILTKIATTRTLVFARTKRGADKVAEYLEKGGIPANAIHGNKSQGQRERALNAFRNGHCRVLVATDIAARGIDVDGVGHVVNYDLPNVPESYVHRIGRTARAGAEGMAISLCDPSERAFLRDIERLIRQTIPKLEMPGEAQAQRKAA from the coding sequence GTGACCCAACAGACTGAAAACAACAACACCCCCAACAACAACGTTGCCGCAACACCCGCCCCGACCGGTTTCGACCAATTGAACCTGCATCCGGCCCTGCTCGCCGCCGTCAAGGCGGAAGGCTACACGACGCCGACCCCCATCCAACAGCAAGCGATCCCCGACGTGCTCGTCGGCCGCGATCTGCTCGGCATCGCCCAGACCGGGACCGGCAAGACCGCCGCCTTCGCGCTGCCGATCCTGCATCGCCTCGTCGCCAACCAAGTGCGCCTCGGCCGCAGCCTCACGCGCGTGCTTGTGCTTTCGCCGACGCGCGAACTGGCGAGCCAAATCGCCGACAGCTTCCGCACCTACGGGCGCGATCTGCCGGTGCGCGGCGCTGTCGTCTATGGCGGCGTTTCGTTCGGCCCCCAGGCGCGCCAGCTGCAGAGCGGCGTGGACATCGTGGTGGCCACGCCCGGCCGCCTGCTCGACCACATCACGCAAGGCACCTTGAAGCTCGACAAGACCGAGATATTCGTGCTCGACGAAGCCGACCAGATGCTGGATCTCGGCTTCATGCGCGACATCCGCAAGATCGTGGCGCTGCTGCCGCAGAACCGCCAGAACCTGTTCTTCTCGGCGACAATGCCCAAGGAAATCGGCAATCTCGCGGGCGAATTGCTGCGCAACCCGGCACGCGTGCAGGTGACCCCGGTCGCCAAGACCGCGGACCGCGTGGAACAGCGCGTCGTGTTCTGCGAAGGTGCGCGCAAGCGCGCCATCCTGGCCGAGATCCTCACCAAGATCGCGACCACGCGCACGCTCGTGTTCGCGCGCACCAAGCGCGGCGCCGACAAGGTCGCCGAATATCTCGAAAAAGGCGGCATTCCGGCCAACGCCATCCACGGCAACAAGAGCCAGGGCCAGCGCGAGCGCGCCTTGAACGCCTTCCGCAACGGCCATTGCCGCGTGCTGGTCGCGACCGACATCGCCGCGCGCGGCATCGACGTCGACGGCGTGGGCCATGTCGTGAATTACGACCTGCCCAACGTACCGGAAAGCTACGTGCACCGCATCGGCCGCACGGCGCGCGCCGGTGCCGAAGGCATGGCGATCTCGCTGTGCGATCCGAGCGAACGCGCGTTCCTGCGCGACATCGAACGGCTGATCCGCCAGACCATTCCGAAGCTCGAAATGCCGGGCGAAGCCCAGGCCCAGCGCAAAGCGGCCTAA
- a CDS encoding hybrid sensor histidine kinase/response regulator: MDDLLRDFLTETNENLGVLDTEIVRLEQNPNDPGLVGSIFRIMHTIKGTCGFLGLPRLERVAHAGENLLDKIREGILTPNAQAVTLIFEALDRIKSILSVLEQTEAEPEGDDSDLIQRLNDYASGKTDPTAAAPKAPNAAAPAAAPAAPPAPVVAAEPEPDEHGFVPVPAGKTAAMADALAANRGVETPAAETPAAPAPSVPVPVAAAPVPVAAPVAKAPKAAEPRGDVAESAVAASSIRVNVDVLENLMTMVSELVLTRNQLLQILRSQKDSEFSVPLQRLNHVTSELQEGVMKTRMQPIGNAWSKLPRLIRDLSHELGKKIDLVMHGQETELDRQVLELIKDPLTHLVRNCADHGLERPEERRAAGKPEVGRVNLNAFHEGGHIIIEISDDGRGLNIDKIKQKGIQNGVVSEAEAAGLSDQQVAQFIFKAGFSTAAVVTSVSGRGVGMDVVRTNIEKIGGTVELRFQRGKGTAFVIKIPLTLAIVSALVVECSGERFAIPQISVLELVRAQAGSETTIERVNDSPFLRLRDRLLPLVSLHDLLRLGDDRGVEPDQSFIVVTQVGTYTFGIMVDRVFDTEEIVVKPVAPILRDISMFSGNTILGDGSVIMILDPNGIAAASGEAASMGEHGAAAAADDDKSSSEAERIALLVFRAGGQAPKAVPLSLIARLEEADAATIEFSDGKPVLQYRGKLMPLVTIDPSYPVRTEGRQPILVFADRNRNMGLLVDEIVDIVEERLQVEMNNVRPGMVGSAIISGKATDVIDTAHYLSLAFGDWFGKADSPFGQTQLRRLLLVDDSPFFRNLLQPILSVAGFEVTTAETATGALAMCEAGREFDVIVSDIEMPGMSGFEFAEALRRTERFRETPILALSSHTHPRDIERARDVGFTDFIPKLDREGLLASLNELGAAARVAAQ; this comes from the coding sequence ATGGACGATCTGCTGCGCGACTTTCTGACCGAGACCAACGAAAATCTCGGCGTGCTCGACACCGAGATCGTCCGGCTCGAACAGAACCCCAACGATCCGGGGCTCGTGGGCAGCATCTTCCGCATCATGCACACGATCAAGGGCACGTGCGGCTTCTTGGGCCTGCCGCGCCTCGAACGCGTGGCGCATGCTGGCGAAAACCTGCTCGACAAGATCCGCGAGGGCATCCTTACGCCGAATGCGCAGGCTGTGACGCTGATCTTCGAAGCGCTCGACCGCATCAAGAGCATCCTATCGGTGCTCGAACAGACCGAAGCCGAACCCGAAGGCGACGACAGCGATCTTATTCAGCGCCTCAACGACTATGCCTCGGGCAAGACCGATCCGACGGCGGCAGCACCCAAGGCGCCGAATGCGGCCGCACCCGCCGCCGCACCGGCAGCCCCGCCGGCCCCGGTTGTCGCAGCCGAACCCGAACCCGACGAACACGGCTTTGTGCCGGTACCCGCCGGCAAGACCGCCGCGATGGCCGATGCGCTCGCCGCGAACCGTGGGGTTGAAACGCCGGCGGCCGAAACCCCTGCCGCACCGGCGCCGAGCGTGCCGGTCCCGGTTGCCGCTGCGCCTGTACCCGTTGCAGCCCCCGTCGCCAAAGCGCCGAAGGCGGCCGAACCGCGCGGCGACGTGGCCGAGTCCGCAGTTGCGGCCTCCTCGATCCGCGTCAACGTCGACGTGCTCGAAAATCTGATGACGATGGTCTCGGAACTGGTGCTTACGCGCAACCAGCTCCTGCAGATCCTGCGCTCGCAGAAGGACAGCGAATTCTCAGTACCTCTGCAGCGTCTCAACCACGTCACGTCCGAGCTGCAGGAAGGCGTCATGAAGACGCGCATGCAGCCGATCGGCAATGCGTGGTCGAAGCTGCCGCGCCTGATCCGCGATCTCAGCCACGAACTCGGCAAGAAGATCGATCTCGTCATGCACGGGCAGGAAACCGAGCTCGACCGCCAGGTGCTCGAACTCATCAAGGATCCGCTCACCCATCTCGTGCGCAACTGCGCCGACCACGGGCTCGAGCGGCCCGAAGAGCGCCGTGCCGCCGGCAAGCCCGAAGTGGGCCGCGTCAATCTCAACGCCTTCCACGAAGGCGGCCATATCATCATCGAGATTTCGGACGACGGCCGCGGCCTCAATATCGACAAGATCAAGCAGAAGGGCATCCAGAACGGCGTTGTGAGCGAAGCGGAAGCCGCCGGCTTGAGCGACCAGCAGGTTGCCCAGTTCATCTTCAAGGCGGGCTTCTCCACCGCCGCCGTCGTGACCTCGGTTTCGGGGCGCGGCGTGGGCATGGACGTGGTGCGCACCAACATCGAAAAGATCGGCGGCACGGTCGAGCTGCGCTTCCAGCGCGGCAAGGGTACGGCCTTCGTCATCAAGATCCCGCTCACGCTCGCGATCGTCTCGGCGCTCGTCGTCGAATGCTCGGGCGAGCGCTTCGCGATCCCGCAGATCAGCGTGCTCGAACTCGTGCGCGCACAGGCCGGATCCGAGACGACGATCGAGCGCGTGAACGACTCGCCGTTCCTGCGCCTGCGCGACCGTCTGCTGCCGCTCGTGAGCCTGCACGATCTCCTGCGTCTGGGCGACGACCGCGGCGTCGAGCCCGACCAGAGCTTCATCGTGGTCACGCAAGTCGGCACCTACACGTTCGGCATCATGGTCGACCGCGTGTTCGACACGGAAGAAATCGTCGTGAAGCCGGTCGCACCCATCCTGCGCGACATCTCGATGTTCTCGGGCAACACGATCCTGGGCGACGGTTCGGTCATCATGATCCTCGATCCCAACGGCATCGCGGCAGCCTCCGGCGAAGCGGCGTCGATGGGCGAACATGGAGCCGCAGCGGCCGCCGACGACGACAAGTCGTCGAGCGAAGCCGAGCGCATCGCACTTCTGGTGTTCCGCGCCGGCGGCCAAGCGCCCAAGGCCGTGCCGCTGTCGCTCATCGCGCGCCTCGAAGAGGCGGACGCAGCGACGATCGAATTCTCCGACGGCAAGCCCGTGCTGCAGTATCGCGGCAAGCTCATGCCGCTGGTCACGATCGACCCGTCCTATCCGGTGCGCACCGAAGGCCGCCAGCCGATCCTGGTGTTCGCCGACCGCAACCGCAACATGGGCCTGCTCGTGGACGAAATCGTCGACATCGTCGAAGAGCGTCTGCAGGTCGAGATGAACAACGTGCGCCCCGGCATGGTGGGCTCGGCGATCATCTCGGGCAAAGCGACCGACGTCATCGACACCGCGCACTATCTGTCGCTCGCGTTCGGCGACTGGTTCGGCAAGGCCGATTCGCCGTTCGGCCAGACGCAGCTGCGCCGTCTGCTGCTCGTGGACGACAGCCCGTTCTTCCGCAATCTCCTGCAGCCGATCCTGTCGGTGGCGGGTTTCGAGGTCACGACAGCCGAAACCGCGACCGGGGCTTTGGCAATGTGCGAGGCGGGTCGCGAGTTCGACGTGATCGTGTCGGACATCGAAATGCCGGGCATGAGCGGCTTCGAATTCGCCGAGGCGCTGCGGCGCACCGAGCGCTTCCGCGAGACGCCGATCCTGGCGCTGTCTTCGCACACGCATCCGCGCGACATCGAGCGCGCGCGCGACGTGGGCTTCACCGACTTCATCCCCAAGCTCGACCGCGAAGGCCTGCTGGCCTCGCTGAACGAGCTGGGTGCCGCTGCCCGCGTCGCGGCGCAGTAG
- a CDS encoding 5-oxoprolinase subunit PxpA produces MQVDLNSDLGESFGAWRMGDDAAMLDIVTSANVACGFHAGDPDEMRATVERAKARGVAIGAHPGFHDLQGFGRRQIQGLTAREIESMVAYQIGALQATAALAGHKVTHVKAHGALSNMACVDDAMATALAAAIKAVDRDLVFVVIPLTALERAGERANLPLAREIYADRAYEDDGTLVSRKKPGAVLHDPEEVAARVLAMVEARAIVSVSGKKLALGIDTVCIHGDSPGAVAMAQAVRRTLVGAGVKIARFAA; encoded by the coding sequence ATGCAGGTCGATCTCAACAGCGATTTGGGCGAAAGCTTCGGCGCCTGGCGCATGGGCGACGATGCGGCGATGCTCGACATCGTGACGAGTGCGAACGTCGCCTGCGGCTTCCATGCGGGCGACCCGGACGAGATGCGCGCCACGGTCGAGCGCGCCAAGGCGCGCGGTGTCGCGATCGGCGCGCACCCCGGCTTCCACGATCTGCAAGGCTTCGGCCGCCGCCAGATCCAAGGCCTCACGGCGCGCGAAATCGAATCAATGGTCGCCTACCAGATCGGCGCATTGCAGGCGACGGCGGCACTTGCCGGCCACAAGGTCACGCATGTGAAGGCGCATGGCGCCCTGTCGAACATGGCCTGCGTGGACGACGCGATGGCGACCGCCCTTGCCGCCGCAATCAAAGCCGTCGACCGCGATCTCGTGTTCGTGGTGATTCCGCTGACCGCCCTCGAGCGCGCGGGCGAGCGCGCCAACCTGCCGCTCGCGCGCGAGATCTACGCCGACCGCGCCTACGAGGACGACGGCACGCTCGTATCGCGCAAGAAGCCGGGCGCGGTGCTGCACGACCCCGAAGAAGTGGCCGCCCGCGTGCTGGCGATGGTCGAAGCGCGCGCGATCGTCAGCGTCTCGGGCAAGAAGCTTGCACTCGGCATCGACACGGTGTGCATCCACGGCGACTCCCCCGGTGCCGTCGCCATGGCGCAGGCCGTACGCCGCACGCTTGTTGGAGCAGGCGTGAAGATCGCGCGCTTCGCCGCCTAG
- the pxpB gene encoding 5-oxoprolinase subunit PxpB, which yields MALPLAFRIRPCGDAALTVEFGDTVDPDLNARVLGLDADVDAAKLPGVIETIPTYRSLFVQYDPVAADFASLSQTLRTLAETAKPHAASGRCWRIPVVYGGEMGFDLEDVARTHNMSPAEIAKRHQAATYRIYMIGFTPGFAYLGGLDQTIATPRRAAPRAVTPPGAIMIGGVQACVQCQAAPSGWHVLGRTPMRNFLPSREPMFLMAPGDNVRFHAIEARDWPALERDAVRGLPVAELVPA from the coding sequence ATGGCGCTGCCCCTTGCGTTTCGCATTCGCCCGTGCGGCGATGCCGCATTGACGGTCGAGTTCGGCGACACGGTCGATCCCGATCTCAATGCGCGCGTCCTCGGGCTCGATGCCGACGTGGATGCTGCAAAGCTGCCGGGCGTGATCGAAACGATCCCGACCTATCGGTCGCTGTTCGTGCAGTACGATCCGGTCGCGGCCGATTTCGCGTCGCTGTCGCAAACGCTGCGCACCCTTGCCGAAACCGCAAAGCCGCACGCCGCATCGGGGCGATGCTGGCGCATCCCCGTCGTCTATGGCGGCGAGATGGGCTTCGATCTCGAAGACGTCGCCCGCACGCACAATATGTCGCCAGCGGAAATCGCCAAGCGCCACCAAGCGGCGACCTATCGCATCTACATGATCGGCTTCACGCCGGGTTTTGCTTATCTGGGCGGGCTCGATCAAACGATCGCAACCCCGCGCCGGGCGGCTCCGCGCGCCGTAACGCCGCCGGGGGCGATCATGATAGGCGGCGTGCAGGCGTGCGTGCAGTGCCAAGCGGCACCCAGCGGCTGGCATGTGTTGGGCCGCACGCCGATGCGCAATTTCCTGCCGTCGCGCGAACCGATGTTCCTGATGGCGCCCGGCGACAATGTGCGCTTCCACGCGATCGAAGCGCGCGACTGGCCTGCCCTTGAGCGCGATGCGGTGCGCGGGCTGCCAGTGGCCGAGTTGGTGCCGGCATGA
- a CDS encoding cytochrome P450 has translation MAFDFEPRSAAFIADPYPALAQARSAASLFHSKKLGGWVAAGFADCRALLKDPRLSADRMTPFFGHLPPQARDAVATLEAMMKRWAVFVDPPIHTRLRGLMNKAFSPRAIESLAPAIQARVDSLIDGFAGRPQIDFIREFAYPLPACVIADLLGVPIADVDLLKRWSDDLGAFVLTARASPDKYVRAEAAAKEMQSYFDALVAARRMKPGTDAASWLIEAADAIAAMDGPELTATCVLLLFAGHETTTHLLGNGLWALLTHPAELATLRAHVDDDAFVAGAVEEMLRWDGPSLAQVRIAREDIDWNGARLRQGERVFLMLAGAARDPNVCEAPDRFDVSRADMPHLAFGYGIHFCIGAPLARLEARIAFQRLLVRLPKLALVPGPLDWSDNLVVRGLHRLEIAIGIAARDRAHA, from the coding sequence ATGGCGTTCGATTTCGAACCGCGTTCGGCGGCATTTATCGCCGATCCCTATCCCGCCTTGGCGCAAGCGCGTTCGGCGGCATCCTTGTTCCATTCCAAAAAACTGGGCGGCTGGGTTGCGGCAGGCTTCGCCGACTGCAGGGCACTGCTCAAAGATCCACGCCTGTCGGCCGATCGCATGACGCCGTTTTTCGGCCATCTCCCGCCGCAAGCGCGCGATGCGGTCGCGACCCTCGAAGCGATGATGAAGCGCTGGGCCGTGTTCGTCGATCCGCCGATCCACACGCGGCTGCGCGGCCTCATGAACAAAGCCTTCAGCCCGCGCGCGATCGAGAGCCTCGCACCCGCGATCCAAGCGCGCGTCGACTCTTTGATCGACGGCTTCGCCGGCCGCCCGCAGATCGATTTCATCCGCGAATTTGCCTATCCGCTGCCGGCTTGCGTGATTGCCGATCTGCTCGGCGTGCCGATCGCGGACGTGGATCTGCTCAAACGCTGGTCGGACGATCTGGGCGCTTTCGTGCTGACCGCGCGCGCAAGCCCCGACAAATACGTGCGCGCCGAAGCGGCGGCCAAAGAGATGCAGAGTTATTTTGACGCCCTCGTGGCCGCGCGCCGCATGAAGCCGGGTACCGATGCCGCTTCATGGCTCATCGAAGCCGCCGACGCGATCGCGGCCATGGACGGGCCCGAGCTGACGGCCACCTGCGTGCTGCTGCTGTTCGCGGGCCACGAAACCACGACGCATCTACTCGGCAACGGGTTGTGGGCATTGCTCACGCATCCGGCCGAGCTTGCCACCTTGCGTGCGCATGTCGACGACGACGCGTTCGTCGCCGGTGCGGTTGAAGAAATGCTGCGCTGGGACGGGCCAAGCTTGGCACAAGTGCGCATCGCGCGCGAAGACATCGACTGGAACGGGGCCAGGCTGCGTCAGGGGGAGCGCGTGTTTTTGATGCTGGCAGGGGCCGCGCGCGATCCCAACGTTTGCGAGGCACCCGACCGGTTCGACGTTTCGCGTGCCGACATGCCGCATCTCGCCTTCGGCTACGGCATCCATTTCTGCATCGGCGCCCCTTTGGCGCGGCTCGAGGCGCGTATCGCGTTCCAGCGCCTGCTCGTGCGGCTGCCGAAATTGGCGCTTGTGCCGGGGCCGCTCGACTGGTCGGACAATCTCGTCGTGCGCGGCCTGCACCGGCTCGAAATCGCGATCGGCATTGCGGCAAGGGATCGGGCGCATGCGTGA
- a CDS encoding amidase, translating into MSRLPADPTHATLVDLADAIAAREISSLEIVDASIARIGKWQPAINAFIALDAEGARAAAKAADAKPASGKLHGVPLAHKDMYYRVGRIATCGSKIRRDWKASTTATALARLDAAGAIDLGTLNMAEFAFGPTGHNYHFGHARNPWNTDYITGGSSSGSGAAVAARLAFAALGSDTGGSIRMPALCNGLVGIKPTWGRVSRHGAMTLSWTMDTVGPLARTVRDCARVFGLIAGADANDATAAEMAVPDYEAACAKPVRGLKLGIPQGYFDADLDADVAAAWDQAAAIFEKLGVTIVPVKLPDLEAVNASGALTTASEAATAHRPWLESRIDDYSPQVRARMVAGLAVPAVAYLDAQRIRAATLATFNAEVFDKVDALLAPTLNTPIPRIDESDVADSAAMPALLGRMTRLSRPFNAMGLPALSVPMRFDANGLPLGFQIAGRAFDEATLFALGAAFEREVPFHNQAPTLKG; encoded by the coding sequence ATGAGCCGCCTGCCTGCCGATCCCACGCACGCAACGCTCGTCGATCTTGCCGACGCGATCGCCGCCCGCGAAATCTCGAGCCTCGAAATCGTCGACGCGTCGATCGCGCGCATCGGCAAGTGGCAGCCCGCCATCAACGCTTTCATTGCCCTCGACGCCGAAGGTGCGCGCGCTGCTGCCAAGGCCGCCGACGCAAAACCGGCCTCCGGCAAGCTGCACGGCGTGCCGCTTGCGCACAAAGACATGTATTACCGCGTCGGGCGCATCGCGACCTGCGGCTCCAAAATCCGCCGCGACTGGAAGGCGAGCACGACGGCAACCGCCCTCGCCCGCCTCGATGCGGCGGGTGCGATCGATCTCGGCACGCTCAACATGGCCGAGTTCGCTTTCGGCCCCACGGGCCACAACTACCATTTCGGCCATGCGCGCAATCCGTGGAACACCGATTACATTACTGGCGGCTCGTCCTCGGGCTCGGGTGCGGCCGTGGCAGCACGGCTGGCGTTTGCCGCATTGGGCTCGGACACTGGCGGGTCGATCCGCATGCCGGCTTTGTGCAACGGCCTTGTCGGTATCAAGCCGACCTGGGGCCGCGTGAGCCGCCATGGCGCCATGACCTTGTCGTGGACCATGGACACGGTCGGCCCGCTTGCGCGCACCGTGCGCGACTGTGCGCGCGTGTTCGGCCTGATCGCCGGGGCCGACGCCAACGACGCGACGGCCGCAGAAATGGCCGTGCCCGACTACGAAGCCGCCTGCGCCAAGCCTGTACGCGGCTTGAAGCTCGGCATTCCGCAAGGCTATTTCGACGCCGATCTCGATGCCGACGTTGCGGCCGCGTGGGACCAAGCCGCGGCGATCTTCGAAAAACTCGGCGTGACGATTGTGCCCGTGAAACTGCCGGACCTTGAAGCCGTCAACGCCTCGGGCGCTTTGACGACCGCATCGGAGGCCGCAACCGCCCATCGCCCGTGGCTCGAATCGCGTATCGACGACTATTCGCCGCAGGTGCGCGCGCGCATGGTGGCGGGGCTGGCCGTGCCGGCCGTCGCCTATCTCGACGCGCAGCGCATCCGGGCGGCCACGCTGGCCACGTTCAATGCCGAAGTGTTCGACAAGGTCGATGCGCTGCTCGCCCCCACCCTCAACACGCCGATCCCGCGCATCGACGAAAGCGACGTCGCCGACAGTGCGGCGATGCCCGCTTTGCTCGGCCGCATGACGCGCCTGTCGCGGCCTTTCAATGCGATGGGCTTGCCCGCCTTGTCGGTGCCGATGCGCTTCGATGCGAACGGCCTGCCGCTCGGCTTCCAGATTGCGGGCCGCGCGTTCGACGAGGCGACGCTGTTTGCATTGGGTGCGGCCTTCGAGCGCGAAGTGCCGTTCCACAACCAAGCGCCGACGCTGAAAGGCTGA